In Silurus meridionalis isolate SWU-2019-XX chromosome 23, ASM1480568v1, whole genome shotgun sequence, the genomic window AACATTGCACTGGCTGCTGGAGGAGCCACGGTCCCTGCGTGTTGTAAATCAGCTCCTACACTGTTGGAGTTCTGCCCTAACACCGGAGGAGGATGTTCTGCTGAGTAACTACCAGACCACCGAGACCTGTTTCACAGAGCCGAGACCTTTTCTTTGAATGGACATTGCTCCCGACCTTGACGGGTGTGAAGGTCCGCTCCTGGAGTACCGGGGTGAGAGTGTGATGAACTTTGGGTCACTGTTGGGGAACCTGCTCTACAGAGCCTGTGCCAAAGTTCTAAACAAGAAAAAACTGAGTGGGAGGGTAGATACCCTATGGAGAAATGTTTTGggttttaatgatgatattaaaccaGAATGGAAGGCACTTTATAAaccaccattaaaaaaaatcataaaaaaaaaagaccacaaaCAGTTTGTCAATGATATAAAGCACTTTAGAAGAGATGGAGCTTTTACTGATCAGGAAAATCTTTAGGTTAAAAAAGCTGATAACGAAGGTCAATAGGGAAAACTCTGATGAAgactgttagtgtgtggtgttttatttttagttcttttagcatttgtttgttttacttttatttcttttttaatgagcTGGTTTCAAGTTGCGAGTCTTAATATAAATGAAGCGATGGATTATGCAAAGAGAGCAAAGCTTTATGAGCTTATAAGACAGAAACGTGTTGATGTTATGCTACAGGAAACCCACAGCAACAGCAGTTATGCTGCTAAATGGGTGAAGGAGTGGGACGGGTTGGCGATTTTAAGCCATAACACATCACTTAGTGGAGGTGTTGCCTTGTTTTTTAGTCgcaattttattcctgtttcttacactgtggaaaaaaatttaaatgggaggcttttaaaagtaaatgttttttataagaatgaggtttttgtttttatctgtgtatGCGCCCACCAGTGCAGTGCAGAGAAtgaattttttacacaaattcaataatgttattttaaactgcagcactgcagaaATTTTAGTTTTGAGAGGTGATTTTAATAGTACAAAATGGCCATTATGAACAGAAACCATGCAGAACCTCATGTAGCTTTCCGTAAGCGCCTGTGGGAGATGGTGGTGACCCATGATCTCTGTGACATATGgagaaattttaataaaaaacagagacaGTACACGTGGGCCCACTCCATAGACAACACACTCTTCTTAGTGAGATTAGAtccattttattgtttaaaacatcAGCTaactttttttacaaaatgttctaTTTTTCCAGTAGGCATCTCATCAGTGCACCATTAGTAAAAAGAATATTATACCTAAGAGCGcctactggcattttaacacCGCGCTTTTACATTGCCAGATCTCTGAAAGCTCTGGAGATAGAGACAGTGGAACTCCAGCATTTGAAGGCCACAGGAAATCGAGGGCATATTGAAGCCCTCAACAgcaaaaaagccaaaatgaacGACTTGTTAGACACTGCAGTACAGGGGCACAGGAGGTGGAAGAGAGCTTCCTTATAGACCTGCCTAAGCTTTTAGAGTCAGTGGCCAGATAGTTGGACAGAGGACTGTCACTGTCTGAGCTGCAGGAGGTTCTCCAAGGCATGAAGAATGGGCGGGCGCCAGGAATAGATGGTCTCCCTGTTGCGTTCTTTAAGGCATTCTGGGCAGTTATAGTGCAGGACATGCTGGAGGTCTTAAGGGAGAGTGTGAAAGGTGGTCAGCTCCCGTCAAGCTGCAGGAGAGCCATCTTGACCCTGCTGCCAAAGAAGGGAGACCTGATCCAGCTGAAGAACTGGCACCCGGTGtcactactgtgcactgactgcaagcTATTGTCAATTGCATTAGTATCGagactgatgaaggtgatggagcagatATTTGACAACATATACCTAATTTGTGACGTTTTAGATTTTGCCAAGCTATTTGGTTTAAAGACTGGTCTGGTTTCATAGCCATGATCAGGGTGCTGTACAGTgaaattgagagtgtactgaaggtcaatggtggtttatgtgctccttttagagtgtacagagtGATAAGGCAGGACTGTTCCCTGGGTGTCTACCTGGGTAACACTGGGTTCCCagtttttacataaaaactgGGAAGGTTCTGTAGAGCATGTGAAAGGCAAACTGAGCAAGTGGAGACGGTTGATCCCAAAGATGTCATAATGGGGGCGCAGGTCATTAACAACCTCGCCACGTCGTCCCTCTGGCACAAGCTAACCTGCATTGAGACGCATTGAACTGCTGGGGAACATCCAGTCCCTGCTGGTGGATTTCTTCTGGCCAAACTACACTGGATTCCTCAAAGTGTACTTCATCTGCCGAAAGAGGAAGGAGGGCACGGGCTGGTCCAGCTGCCAGCAGAGCTGCAGCATTCCGCCATTTAATTTATCCAGAGACTCCTCGCTGGACTCAGAGACTTAGTATGGAGAGAAGCAGCCAGTGGATTATTACGCACAGTTGAGCGACTGTTTTAAATGGACACAAAAATGATGGACGTTTCTAGATAACCAGTGTTTTACTGtggactttttaaaatctgaaatgtttttagaaaacagaacaaaggcTGTCGAACACTACACTGGTTCCTGGAGGAGCCTTTGGTGTACGGCAGGCGACTGGACATCTCCAGTGTGACCATTCCTGCACTGTCCATAACTCTAATCTCCTCGGGCTTCATGATGCTCCGGGATCTTGTGAACATCACAGTGTCAGACTTGTCACAGGCAGAGGACCTGGCAGCGCGTATGGGACTGAAGTCCCTGCGTGTTGTCAATCAGCTCCTACACCACTGGAGAGCTGCAATAACATCAGAGGAGAGTGTTCAGCTGATGGACTATCAACACACTGAGGCTGGTCCTGCAGTGGATGAACCCTTTCCCCAGCTGAACATCGCTCCTGAACTCAACGGGTGTGAGGGCCCCCTCCTGGAGTATCGGGGCGAAGGGGAGATGGACTTTGGGTCAGTGAtggggaagctgctctacagggcctgtgttaaggtttaaaattataaaaagctGAGTGTGACAGTAGACACCCCATGGAGCagtgtttttggttttaatgctgatattaaaccagagtggagggcactgtacaaaccaccattACCTAAAAAAGCTGCCGACCTCCAGTGGGGGATTTTACATGGTattatctctgtgaactcttttatttctgttttaaaccctGATATTAAACCTGACTGTCCTCTTTGTCCACAGAgtcactgtttgtgtttttatggagCATTTCAATGTCTTTATATGTTGATTTtactttttagtgtttttttcttggttttaaatacttttggAAACACAGGTTCAGGTGCCAACTGGTTAATTGTATCCTAGGTCAAGCAAAGATGGCAATATACCTGAGCCGGAAAAGCCAGATTGCACAGAATTATCTGTGAGGCCACAAGAATGTTAAGGCTGATAAATCAAAAAATTTGTAttgatttaaatttttacaGAAGTATGAATGATAtagatttgtttaaatgtgtgtggtgttgggagaatgcaagttaaataaataaataaagttttgtaaaagtcaaagtctctcacacacacacacacacacactctctctctttctctctttttcccaaactcacttactcactcactcaatcacttattctctctgtctctctccctctccctccctctctctgtcaGGAATGTGAGGAATTGGACCCAAACACCAGCAAAAGTACATGtttaaagtctttaaaaaacattaccaattaaggcaaataaaaaaaaaggcacacaaccacagtgtccaaaaacttacgaccGCCAGGCAGAGGTAGTCCACATGTgagaaaaaacaaagtgtccgaAAACGTATGACTTGCAGGCTAAAGTAAtccacaaaaacaaagtgtctgAAAATTTACGGCCGCTGTGCCAAGCGGGACAaaagccgagagagagagagagagagagagaaaaagataggGAGAATCAAAAATACCGCGACCGGTGGCACAACGCGAATCTGAAAAAACAGAAGATCAAAaccgaataaaaaaaatgcaggaagCAAAAATGAGGGGCAGGAAAGTCTCAAACAGATATGGAAGCCAACGAGACAATCTGGCAGAGAACGCAATTTGCGTCCATTTATGCAAAGGCAAGATTGCGGCCGGGACGGTTGCGAGTTCGCGATACCCCGTAAGCGGTTGCTGCGGAAGTGGAAGAGCCGGAAGTGCACGCGCCGCTGGCTGACAGTACCCCTCCCCTTAGGCCAACTCCAGACGGCCCACCAGGTTGGTCTGGGTGTTCCTGGTGGAAACAGGAAATAAGGTTTGGATCCAAAGTGTGACGCGCAGGCATCCATGAGCGTTTCTCACGGTCGTAGCCTTCCCAGTCCACAAGGTATTGTAAGCCCCTACCCCTGAGTCTTGCGCGTAGGAGACGGTGCACAGCAAAAGCGGGGCCACCGTCAATTACCCAGTTGGGTGGAGGGGGTCTGGTGAAGGGAACCAGGGCGCAAGCTTGGACTGGTTTGAGCCGTGAAACATGAAAGGTTGGGGTGGACACGGCAGACACTGGGAAGGCGGAGGCGGACTGCAGACCACCACAGGATTAAGGAACTTGGATATAGGAAAAGGTCCAATAAAGCGAGGGGCTAGCTTCCTGCATGCGACCTTCAGCGGCAGGTCCTTGGTAGAGAGCCAGACCCAGACCCATAGCAGTGCAAAGACCTGAGGAGAACAACCCGGGTCTTTTTCCAGGCACCATGACAGCGCCTGCCCAAGCAAAATGACCAAGCAGAGGTCAATCTTGGTAAAGATGGTGGCTCCCTGGAGGAGCTTAAAGGCTGAAGACATCAAGGGCAAGGCCTACCGATTCTTAATGGTGATTGAGTTAAGTCCCCGGTAGTCAATGCAGGGGCGGAGGCTCTTGTCCTTCTTTTCTACAAAAACGAAACCTGCCCCAGCCGTGGAGGAGAAAGGGTGGATGATCCCAGAGGTGAGGGACTCCCAGTAATCAGTTATAGCCTCCCTTTCAGGACGAGTCAGGTGGGAAAGGCGACCCCGGGGGGGCGTTGTTCCTGGCAATAGATCAATACAAAAATCATAAGGATGGTGGGGAGGTAGAGATAAGGCTCTTGCTTTTATTGAAGATGATGCCCAGATCCTGATACTCCGCAGGAACAGAGCTGAGATCGGAGAGGGATTTCCCCCCAGAATGATTTGGGATCCGAGGGATCGAGGTGAGACAACTGGTTTGGCAAGAGATTCCCCATTCGAACACCCGGCCACTGGTCCAGTCCAGGTGAGGGATGTGCCTCTGCAACCATGGGAAACCGAACATGGCAGGTGCTCGTGGTGATGGGATGATGAGGAACGATAACCATTCATGATGTTGTTCAGCGGTGGAAACATGGAGAGGTTTGGTGCGGTGGGTGACCAGATGGAGAACGTGGCCGTCGAAAGCACGGACTAGGAGTGGAGCAGGGAGTAGTTCGGACTCAATGCCCAGTTGGCGAGCAAGTTCCTCGTCCAAAAATTCAGCGTCCACCGCGCAATCAACAAACACCGCTAATTCACGGCTGTGGCCCATGACGTTGACCCGAACCTTGAGCAACGGTCTGGAGGGGGCTGGGAGTCCTTGGCCTGGCGCTGGCCCCATATTCAACGCCGAGCCCTCTCTTTTGCTGGACAGGTGGCGGCCATGTGCCCTGCCTTGCCACACTACAGGCAGAGTCCGTGAGAGCGACGCCTCTCCTTCTCGCTAGTGAAGAGGTGCCGGCGGCCAATCTCCATGGGCTGTGGAGGCAGGGTAGGTGAAGTATTAAAGTGAGGTGGGTCGGGAGATAGACCGGGCTGCCAGGATCTAAGCAACCCCCTCTCAGAGTGGAAGTCCCTCATCCTCCGGTTTATTCAGGTGGCCAGGCTGATTAGGGAGGGCGGCATCCTGCTGGGGGTGGCTGAGTTGAAGATCTTTCGTAGCTTCTCTGAGACTGCACGGTAGGAGGCACAGACCGAGGACTGAAGTTCCCACTCCGCCGTGGCTCACCGTTTGGCCTTACCTGAAAGGGAGATCACAAAGGCCACCTTGGTAAGTTCATCCGGAAAAGATGAAGGCCGAAGCTGAAAAGTTATTTTGCAGTTCAACAGGAACGGCCTCCACTCCCCTGGTTGTCCCGCAAAGCTCTCAGGAGTCAGTAGATAAACCTTACACCAAGGTGCCGGTGGTGGAAACTTGCCAGTTCCTTTATCTGTTGGTGATGGGAGGTGGTGATCTGCACCAGAGAGAAGAGTTGAGTCTGGAGATTGTTCACTGGGTCCATGTCTGACCAGATTGTACTGTCAGGAATGCGAGGAGTTGGACCCAAATGCAGAACGCCAGCAAAAGTATATGTTTAAAGTCCTTAATAAACAATACCAATTAATGCAAATACAATGtctttgcataaaaaaaaggcacacaACCACAGTGTCCgaaaaacttatgaccatcaggctgaagtaatccacaAAAGGAACACACAAAAGacaaagtgtccaaaacttgatagatagatagatagatagatagatagatagatagatagatagatagatagatagatagatagatagatagatagatataaaggcagtaacagtgcagagatgtgtggacatcaattTAGAGTACAGGAATGGTTCTGAGGCTATGACATTAAAGaataatgtgcagaagtgaaggtTATAAGATTATAGCATTTAAGAATCAGCAGCTAAATAaccagtctactatatatataaatatgtaagcatatgtacagtgaataaatataaaggcagtaacagtgcagagatgtgtggacatcattaagaagtacaggaaTGGTTCTTAAGGCTATGGCATATGAGAGCAATTAGAAGTTAGCAAGTTGAAtgaacagtctactatatatatatatatatatatatatatatatatatatatatatatatatatatatatatatatatacacagtgccctccacaattattggcaccctgtttaagatgtggtcgtggacttcaaaaattctccttttttaaaacaacatagaacccaaatgcaaaaaagagaaaatccaaccttttatttaagtacattactttggtggtaaaaaatcacacatttagaaaaaaaaacttgaaatcatgtgtgccacaattattggcaccctgatgttaatactttgtacaacctccttttgccaacaagacagcacttaatctcctcctataacatttcacaagattggagaacacagagagaggattttgaccattcttctttgcacaatctttctagatcatccagtgtcctgggtcctcttatgcactcttctctttagctcgccccacaggttttcgattgggttgaggtctggggactgagatggccatgggaggaccttgagtttgtgactgctgaaccacttttgtgtagattttgccacatgttttggatcattatcctgctgaaagacccaatgacgacccatcttcagctttctggcagaggccatcaggtttttatttaaaatatcctggtacttcaaagcgttcataatgccatgcaccctaacaaggttcccagggcctttggaagagaaacaggcccacagcatcacagatcctccaccatacttcacggtgggcatgaggtgcttttcggcatactcatcttttgttttacgccagacccacttagagtgtttgttgccaaaaagctcaatcttagtctcatctgaccaaagcacacgatcccagttgaagtcccagtaccgcttagcaaactccagacgtttacgtttgtgagtgttagtgagaaaaggctttttccttgcatgcctcccaaacagcttgttggcatgtagagagcgtctgatggttgttttggagactctgtgaccccaagatgccactctttgatgcaattctgtgacggtgagcttgggaaatttttttacttctcttaccatcctcctcactgtgcgttgtggcaagataaacttgggacctcttccagccttgtttgtcactgttccagttgttttaaacttcttaatgattcctctgactgtagataccggcaagttaaggcgagtggctattttcttgtagccattgcctgacttatgaaggtcgacacatctgccttacttgaatggtgtgttctcttgtctttgccatgttgacaaatgggtaagagaattaggcctctgtgtcacgtcatatttataccccaggaaacaggaaatcatgaattactaattaaaagtccctagataccctgaccaaccttagcaactacagaaaaatatatttaaaaaaaaaacaattacatttttcagaggaattgttaggtgccaataattgtgggacacatgatttcaagttttttttttctaaatgtatgattttttaccaccaaagttatgtacttaaatgaaaggttggatttttctctttttttgcatttgggttctatgttgtttttaaaaaaaggagaatttttagaagtccacgaccacatcttaaacaataatttatttaacaataattgtggagggcactgtgtatatatatatatatatatatatatatatatatatatatatatatatatatatatatatatatatatatatatatatatatatatatatatatatatatatacacacaggttttatacacaaatgaatgaaatgttgggcagaatgtacagtaatgatataaagatacatagataaaaatagtgcaaatgtaatgagtaatagaaaagtatgtaatatgtacatgtatagtacagaggttatatacagtgttttattttgtagtgattagcggtgtagtgtagagttcagtagtgtgatggtggatggaaaaaagctgtccctgaacctgctggttctggtgcggaagttcctgtatctcctttgtgatggaaggaggttaaccAGTTTATGAGTGGGATGTGAAGAATCCTTGATAAtgttatgaccatcaggctgaagtaatccacaaaaacacacaaaaacaaagtgtcgaGCGGGAGaaaagctgagagagagagagagagagagagagagagagagagacagtctgTGAATAGAAAATAGGGAAAATCAAAAATACCATGACTGGCGGCACGGCGCgaatccgaaaaaaaaaaaccggaaGATCAAAACCGAAaccaaaaaatgcagaaagCAAAAACGAGGGGCAGGAAAATCTCAAAAGAATgaagaatttttatttgttggtgGAGATTTTAACTGTAGGGTAGACAGCAGTAACCGCAACCATATTGAACCCCACATGCCTTCCCGTACACGTTTTACTCagattctccaaaaaaaaatggtttaagCGACACATGGCGGTCATTTCATAGCTCTCAGAGACAGGAAACATGGGCTCATGCCCGCAACAATTTTATGTTGTTGGCTAGGTTGGAcaggttttatgttttttaacatcatttaaaatttttttataaatgacttGTTTTATCAGCCCTGTTGGTCTCTCAGACCACAGTTTGGTTTCCTGCATGGCAGTTTTAAATTCTATTAAACCAAGAAGTGCATACTGGCATTTTAACACAGCTCTTTACATGATAAACATTTTAcggatattttaaaaaatttttggAAAAATTTTAACAAGGATAAGAAACACTTTACCTCCTTACAGCAGTGGTGGGACCTGGGCAAAGTACACACCAAACAGTTATGTCAACAGTACACTGCAATGTCACAAGAGAGTTGGCTCAGTCAGTACATCAATTAAAACATGAAATCATAGAACTCCACAGCCTTTTACAGCCCGCGGGAGATCAGGACCGTGTCTAGACACATGTAGCGctaagaagaagaagctgtCTGACCTCCTAGGGTTGAAAGTACAAAGTGCGCTAATAAGATCACTCTTCCAGAATGCGGAAAAGATGAATGCACTgtctacgtttttttttttttacctcgaGAAAAAGAATGGCCAGAAACGTTTTATCCACAGCCTGCGATCTGAAACCGGGGACATTTTATCCGATTCCACCAAAATACAAGAGAGCAGTTAGTTTTTATGAGAAGCTTTACACCAGCGAGCTCGAAGTGGACCAGGTCACAGAGCAGGTCTTCCTAGGAGGACTGCATAAAGTCCCTGAACACCTCGATGCAGCACTCAGTGGAGCTTCTTAAAGCCCTACATGGTACAGAGAGTGGGAAGGCACTGGGTATTGATGGACTTCCAGCAGAGTTCTACAAGTGCTTCTGGGCCGTTGTGGGGAGGACTTGCTGGAAGTCCTTAACAACAGTTTAGCTGGGGGTTTGCTTCCACTGAGTTGCAGGAGGGCAGTCCTTACACAACTCCCTAAAAAAGGAGACCTAACATACATACAAAACTGGAGACCTGTGTCCCTGTTATGCAGCGACTATAAACTGCTCTATAAGGTTTTAGCCACCAGACTGGGAAGCGTTCTGGAGAAAGTTATTCATTCTGATCAGACTGTGTACCTGGGAGGTCGATTTGTGACAACATCTCGCTGGTTCGGGATCTTATAAGTGCTTCAAAATTGTTCGGCCTGAAAATGGGTCTGATCTCCATAGACCAGGAGAAGGCGTTCGACAGAGTGgaacgtgattttttttttagaaaactcTCAAAGCTTTTGGTTCGGCCCGCTTCTACATTTGACCCGGCCCCTGAATAATATCATAGACGGAAAAAAATGCTACTTCGACCTCACTTTGCCCCGGCATGTTTTTACCTTTATGGCCACCCATACCCCAGTCATAGAACGTGAACATGACTCCCCAGAACGGAATAATGGCAAAAAGGTTTGGTAAGAGAAAAATTGATTCAGAATGCAGGGTCTTTAACCCGCAGTGGACAcaggattatttttttgttcaaatcaAAGAAAAAGCTGTTAAGAATACAACCTGCGCCGACACTATGAATCCCGTCACAAAGACAAGTATGCTAGCTTGCAAGGCCAAATGCGAGCAGAAAAAATCTCAAAGCTAAAAACTGGACTGTTAGCTCAGCAGACTACATTTGTACGCCAAACTCAGCTAAACCAAGCATCATTTCGGGCTAGCTtccgtgttgctcagctgataGCAAGCTGCGGTAAACCTTTCACCGAAGGAGAGTTTGTCAAGAAATGTTTCAATGTTGTCATGGAGGAGGTATGTCCCGAGAAGAAAGATGTCTCTAATGCCGTGAGTCTGTCGGCAAGTACAATTACCAGACGCGTTGAAGAAATTGGGGGTAATGTGTATGCCCAGCTGCAGCAGAAGACTAAagtttttgactttttttcattAGCACTGGATGAGAGCACGGATGTGCAGGACACCGCGGAGCTACTTATTTTTATTCGTGGAGTTACCGCAAACTTTGAGATGTGCGAGGAGCTGGCAGCCCTACAAAGCCTGAAAGGCACTACGACTGGGAAGGATATTTTCGACAAAGTATGTCAAACCATGCAACAGTTGGATCTGGACTGGGCAAAGCTTGCCAGCATCACGACTGACGGAGCCCCTAGTATGGTGGGCGCATCTCGGAGTTTAATAGGACGCATGAACCGGGAGATGGAAGAACGGGGTCTCACCGCCCTGCTACAAATACACTGCCTAATTCACCAGCAAGCGCTGTGCTGCAAAGTGTTGAAGTGGGATTCTGTCATGAAGGTTGTGGTATCGTGCATAAACATCAGAGCAAATGGACTTAAACACAGGCAGTTCCAACAATTCTTGTCTGAACTAGAGTCTGCGTACGGAGATGTGCTGTACTACACAGAGATCCGATGGTTAAGCCGCGGCAAAGTTTTGAGGCGTTTTTACGAGCTGCTACCTGAAATTAACGCATTTCTTCAGTTAAAAGGCAAAACGGTCCCAGAGCTGATCGACCCAGCATGGAAATGGCACCTCGCATTTTTAACAGACGTGACAGAAATGCTGAACGGCCTTAACTTGCAGCTACAAGGGAAGGGGAAACTCATTTGCGACATGTATTCCCACATAAAAGCATTTGAGGTGAAACTAGCGCTGGTTTTGGAACAAGTGAAAAAGCACAACTTCACCCATCTCCCTGCTACCCAAAGCTTTTCTGCAGAGAAGCCAGCTGTCGCGTTCCCAGGTGAAAAGTGTGTGGAAGCACTTTAAATACTGAAGGCGGAGTTTGGTGTACGATTCCGTGAACTACATGTTCATGCAAAAGAAATCCGTCTTTTTCAGAACCCTTTTGTTGCCGACATCGATGAAGCCCAGCCTTCTTATCAGTTTGAGCTGGCCGAGTTACAGAACTGTGATGTTCTGAAAGACGCATTCAAGCCCAACAGTCCCATTGACTTCTATGCCGCCCTCCCAAATGACACCTACcctaacataaaaaaacacgcAATGAAGATGTCCACACTTTTTGGCAGCACGTATATCTGCGAGCAAACCTTTTCACGCATGAAACTCCTGAAAACTCCAACGAGATCAAGATTGACAGATGAACATTTGCATCTGTGTTTGAGACTGGCTGTGACTAGAATGGAACCGGACATTCAACTTCTCACCAGCCAGATGCAGGCTCACAATTCACACTgatgaacatacagtacataggTAAGCTCACTTTTCTGACTTAAATTAGTCATTCTGAGTATGAAcaaatataatcataataaaatctattGGGATAAAATCCATCTCCACAACCATACTGGTATTGAAATGTATTGTGCTGTGTAGGTGCTGTATCACTTAGTTCGGTTTCTTAGCCTGCTTGCTTTGTGGTTTTCAGAGGAAGTTGATGAGAGAGCCTACAGTGGTGTCTACTGGGCTAGCCTATGGAACCTACAAAATTGGATTATAAGGAAAGAACACAAGAACTTTGAGAGACATTTGAGATTCTGCTCTGACAAGTGAAGTTGAACTTTTACCTAGGATTGTGCACGGCACAGCATAACTTTCTTTCTGTGAAGAACCCAGAGaggtttatttgatttttattgatttcataAATAGTGTTATTAGCCTATATATTTTCTGCGTTATTTTATTCTGTGAAGAACCCAGAGAGGTTTATTTGATCTCAGAAAGGGTTATTAATATTTGGATATGTGTGGTGCGCTGGAGTGTCAGCATGTTTTCTGgaaatcaataaattattacatttaggGATCCCGCGATTATCACACTTTTTCTGTTAGAAACTGACCCTGGCCCCCATCAGAGAAGGGAAAAGTTATGTGGCCCTCACtggaaaaagtttggggacccctgctcTACACCCTAGCCATAGAACTGTTTTTGAACAGGCTAAGAAGTGAACTGAAAGGTTTCTCATTTCCTGGTTATGGGACCACTCTCCGTTTGTCAGCATATGCTGACGACATAGTAGTAGTTATTGACCAACAGACCTACATCGACACACTGAATAGACTCTACAGGGACTATGGCATAATTTCCTCGGCCAAGATTAACTGGGATAAAAGCGTGGCCCTTCTGGTCGGGCGTTGGTCGTCTAGCATGCCCGAACTGCCGGGTTTTAAATATCTGGGAGTTTACCTGGGGGAAGAGACCTTCATGCACAAAAACTGGGAAGAGACAGTCTCGAAAATAAAAGGTCGCTTAGATAAATGGAAATGGCTGTTACCTAAGATGTCCTACAGAGGACGCATGCTGATTATAAACAACCTGGCAGCATCCTCCCTTT contains:
- the LOC124377339 gene encoding general transcription factor II-I repeat domain-containing protein 2-like; amino-acid sequence: MRAEKISKLKTGLLAQQTTFVRQTQLNQASFRASFRVAQLIASCGKPFTEGEFVKKCFNVVMEEVCPEKKDVSNAVSLSASTITRRVEEIGGNVYAQLQQKTKVFDFFSLALDESTDVQDTAELLIFIRGVTANFEMCEELAALQSLKGTTTGKDIFDKVCQTMQQLDLDWAKLASITTDGAPSMVGASRSLIGRMNREMEERGLTALLQIHCLIHQQALCCKVLKWDSVMKVVVSCINIRANGLKHRQFQQFLSELESAYGDVLYYTEIRWLSRGKVLRRFYELLPEINAFLQLKGKTVPELIDPAWKWHLAFLTDVTEMLNGLNLQLQGKGKLICDMYSHIKAFEVKLALVLEQVKKHNFTHLPATQSFSAEKPAVAFPGEKCVEAL